In one Dunckerocampus dactyliophorus isolate RoL2022-P2 chromosome 9, RoL_Ddac_1.1, whole genome shotgun sequence genomic region, the following are encoded:
- the gpm6bb gene encoding glycoprotein M6Bb isoform X1 has protein sequence MGCFECCIKCLGGVPYASLVATILCFCGVALFCGCGHVALTGTVTILESHFSTVASDHAMLTDVIQLMQYVIYGIASFFFLYGIILLAEGFYTTSAVKELHSEFKTTICGRCISGMFVFLTYILGVAWLGVFGFSAVPVFLFYNMWSTCAAMKLPTANLTDVDSICVDVRQYGIIPWNATPGKACGSTLGDICNTNEFYLSYHLYIVACAGAGATVIALIHFLMILSANWAYLKDASQMHAYQDIKMKEERELQDITSRSKECLNSYT, from the exons GTTGCTTCGAGTGCTGCATCAAATGTCTAGGTGGCGTGCCGTACGCCTCGCTGGTGGCCACCATCCTGTGCTTCTGCGGCGTGGCCCTCTTCTGCGGCTGTGGCCACGTGGCCCTCACGGGCACCGTCACCATCCTGGAGAGTCACTTCTCCACGGTGGCCAGCGATCACGCCATGCTGACTGACGT AATCCAGCTGATGCAGTATGTCATCTACGGCATCGCCTCTTTCTTCTTCCTGTACGGCATCATCCTGCTGGCGGAGGGCTTCTACACCACCAGCGCTGTCAAGGAGCTGCACAGCGAGTTCAAGACCACCATCTGTGGACGCTGCATCAGCGGAATg TTTGTGTTCCTGACCTACATTCTGGGCGTGGCCTGGCTGGGCGTGTTCGGCTTCTCGGCCGTGCCGGTCTTCCTCTTCTACAACATGTGGTCCACCTGTGCCGCCATGAAGTTGCCCACGGCCAACCTCACCGACGTAGATTCCATCTGCGTGGACGTGCGTCAGTATG GAATCATTCCATGGAATGCCACGCCAGGGAAGGCCTGCGGATCAACGCTAGGCGACATCTGCAACACCAACGAG TTTTACCTGTCATATCACTTGTACATCGTAGCCTGCGCTGGAGCCGGAGCCACCGTGATCGCTCTG ATCCACTTCCTCATGATTCTCTCAGCAAACTGGGCCTACCTTAAGGACGCCAGTCAAATGCATGCCTACCAAGACATCAAAATGAAAGAAGAGCGAGAGCTGCAGGACATCACGTCACGCTCCAAGGAATGCCTTAATTCCTACACATAA
- the gpm6bb gene encoding glycoprotein M6Bb isoform X2 has product MGCFECCIKCLGGVPYASLVATILCFCGVALFCGCGHVALTGTVTILESHFSTVASDHAMLTDVIQLMQYVIYGIASFFFLYGIILLAEGFYTTSAVKELHSEFKTTICGRCISGMFVFLTYILGVAWLGVFGFSAVPVFLFYNMWSTCAAMKLPTANLTDVDSICVDVRQYGIIPWNATPGKACGSTLGDICNTNEFYLSYHLYIVACAGAGATVIALLIYMMATTYNFAVLKFKSREDCCTKF; this is encoded by the exons GTTGCTTCGAGTGCTGCATCAAATGTCTAGGTGGCGTGCCGTACGCCTCGCTGGTGGCCACCATCCTGTGCTTCTGCGGCGTGGCCCTCTTCTGCGGCTGTGGCCACGTGGCCCTCACGGGCACCGTCACCATCCTGGAGAGTCACTTCTCCACGGTGGCCAGCGATCACGCCATGCTGACTGACGT AATCCAGCTGATGCAGTATGTCATCTACGGCATCGCCTCTTTCTTCTTCCTGTACGGCATCATCCTGCTGGCGGAGGGCTTCTACACCACCAGCGCTGTCAAGGAGCTGCACAGCGAGTTCAAGACCACCATCTGTGGACGCTGCATCAGCGGAATg TTTGTGTTCCTGACCTACATTCTGGGCGTGGCCTGGCTGGGCGTGTTCGGCTTCTCGGCCGTGCCGGTCTTCCTCTTCTACAACATGTGGTCCACCTGTGCCGCCATGAAGTTGCCCACGGCCAACCTCACCGACGTAGATTCCATCTGCGTGGACGTGCGTCAGTATG GAATCATTCCATGGAATGCCACGCCAGGGAAGGCCTGCGGATCAACGCTAGGCGACATCTGCAACACCAACGAG TTTTACCTGTCATATCACTTGTACATCGTAGCCTGCGCTGGAGCCGGAGCCACCGTGATCGCTCTG CTGATCTACATGATGGCTACCACTTATAACTTTGCCGTTTTGAAGTTTAAGAGTCGAGAAGACTGCTGCACTAAGTTttaa